Proteins from one Dama dama isolate Ldn47 chromosome 12, ASM3311817v1, whole genome shotgun sequence genomic window:
- the METTL17 gene encoding methyltransferase-like protein 17, mitochondrial — MATARGSRYLLTIGRWRRSFGIAPQFRALAALVPGVSHVDNKSDFLGKRPHRRHPGILQLSCVRLPQALADAAQLLLLEGAMPNMEKQVQVLTNYLWSRHLPVEPEELQRRAVLLEKKILENADSCQTEKHQEEVLRALRRTTYHWQKLSYNEGLSRVYMAARLDGGFAAVSRAFHEIQARLPEFQPHTLMDFGSGTGSVTWAAHSTWGQSLREYMCVDSSAAMLELAEKLLKGGSGSGIPCVPGVFFRQFLPVSPKVQFDVVVAAFSLSELPSKADRTDVVQTLWRKTSRFLVLVENGTKAGHSLLMDARDLVLNGKEKSPLDPRPGFVFAPCPHELPCPQLTASKPLACSFSQAYHPIPFSWNKKPKEEKFSLVILARGSPEAATRWPRITQPVLRRPRHVHCRLCCPDGQMQHAVITARRHGRDLYRCARVSSWGDLLPVITPSELPPSPAQDAPES, encoded by the exons ATGGCGACCGCAAGAGGGTCGCGGTATTTGCTGACAATAGGCAGATGGCGCCGCAGCTTTGGAATAGCTCCCCAGTTCCGA gCGCTTGCTGCCCTCGTGCCCGGCGTATCCCACGTGGATAACAAGTCCGATTTCCTGGGGAAGAGGCCCCATCGCCGGCACCCTGGCATCCTGCAGCTGTCATGCGTGCGGCTGCCGCAAGCATTGGCTGACGCCGCGCAGTTACTGCTACTTG AGGGCGCGATGCCCAATATGGAGAAGCAGGTGCAAGTACTAACCAATTATCTCTGGAGCCGGCATTTACCTGTAGAGCCAGAGGAGCTACAAAGACGGGCAGTTCTTCTAGAGAAAAAAATCCTGGAAAACGCAG ACTCATGTCAGACGGAGAAACATCAAGAAGAAGTCCTGCGTGCCTTGCGCAGAACTACCTATCATTGGCAAAAACTGAG CTACAATGAGGGGCTGAGCCGGGTGTATATGGCAGCAAGACTGGATGGTGGCTTTGCAGCAGTCTCCAGAGCTTTCCATGAG ATCCAAGCTCGACTTCCAGAGTTCCAGCCACACACCCTGATGGACTTTGGCTCGGGTACTGGCTCTGTCACCTG GGCTGCTCATAGTACTTGGGGCCAGAGCCTACGTGAGTATATGTGTGTGGACAGCTCAGCTGCCATGTTGGAATTGGCAGAAAAGCTACTGAAAG GTGGTTCAGGATCTGGGATACCTTGTGTTCCAGGtgtctttttcagacagtttctacCTGTATCACCCAAG GTACAATTCGATGTGGTGGTCGCAGCCTTTTCCCTCAGTGAACTGCCCAGCAAGGCCGACCGCACTGATGTGGTCCAAACCTTGTGGCGCAAGACAAGTCGTTTTCTG GTATTGGTAGAGAATGGAACAAAAGCTGGGCACTCCCTTCTCATGGACGCCAGGGACCTGGTCCTTAAT GGAAAAGAAAAGTCACCTTTGGACCCTCGACCTGGTTTTGTCTTTGCCCCA TGTCCCCATGAACTTCCGTGTCCCCAGTTGACAGCCTCTAAGCCCCTGGCCTGTAGCTTTTCCCAGGCCTACCATCCCATCCCCTTCAGCTGG AACAAGAAGCCGAAGGAAGAAAAGTTCTCCTTGGTAATCCTTGCCCGAGGATCTCCAGAGGCGGCCACGCGCTGGCCCCGCATCACTCAGCCTGTTCTCAGACGGCCCCGCCATGTGCACTGTCGCCTGTGCTGTCCAGATGGACAGATGCAGCACGCCGTGATCACAGCCCGCAGACATGGCAG GGATTTGTATCGCTGTGCCCGGGTCAGTTCCTGGGGAGATCTTTTACCTGTGATCACACCATCGGAACTTCCTCCATCCCCTGCTCAAGATGCCCCTGAGAGTTGA
- the NDRG2 gene encoding protein NDRG2 isoform X2, with amino-acid sequence MAELREVQITEEKPLLPGQAPEVAKTHSVETPYGSVTFTVYGTPKPKRPAILTYHDVGLNYKSCFQPLFQFADMQEIIQNFVRVHVDAPGMEEGAPVFPLGYQYPSLDQLADMIPCILQYLNFSTIIGIGVGAGAYVLSRYALNHPDTVEGLVLINIDPNAKGWMDWAAHKLTGLTSSISEMILGHLFSQEELSGNSELIQKYRNIIAHAPNLDNIELYWNSYNNRRDLNFVRGGDNTLKCPVMLVVGDQAPHEDAVVECNSKLDPTQTSFLKMADSGGQPQLTQPGKLTEAFKYFLQGMGYMASSCMTRLSRSRTASLTSAASIDGNRSRSRTLSQSSESGTLSSGPPGHTMEVSC; translated from the exons ATGGCAGAGCTGCGGGAAGTGCAGATCACGGAGGAGAAGCCGCTATTGCCAGGGCAGGCACCCGAGGTGGCCAAG ACTCACTCTGTGGAGACACCTTATGGCTCTGTCACTTTTACTGTCTATGGCACCCCCAAACCCAAACGGCCAGCGATACTCACCTACCATGATGTGGGACTCAACT ATAAATCCTGCTTCCAGCCGCTGTTTCAATTTGCGGATATGCAGGAAATCATTCAGAACTTCGTGCGGGTTCATGTGGATGCCCCTGGCATGGAAGAGGGGGCTCCCGTGTTCCCTTTGGG GTATCAGTACCCATCTCTGGACCAGCTTGCGGACATGATCCCTTGCATCCTGCAGTACTTAAA TTTCTCCACAATAATTGGAATTGGTGTTGGAGCTGGGGCCTACGTCCTGTCGCGATACGct CTTAACCACCCTGATACCGTCGAGGGTCTTGTCCTCATCAACATTGATCCCAACGCCAAAGGCTGGATGGATTGGGCAGCCCACAAG CTAACAGGCCTCACCTCTTCCATTTCGGAGATGATCCTTGGACATCTTTTCAGCCAG GAAGAGCTGTCCGGAAATTCTGAGTTGATACAAAAGTATAGAAATATCATTGCACATGCCCCCAATCTGGATAACATTGAACTGTACTGGAACAGCTACAACAA TCGCCGAGACCTGAACTTTGTGCGTGGAGGCGATAACACCCTCAA GTGCCCTGTGATGCTGGTGGTAGGAGACCAAGCACCCCACGAAGATGCAGTG GTGGAATGTAACTCAAAACTGGACCCCACCCAGACTTCCTTCCTCAAG ATGGCTGACTCTGGGGGGCAGCCCCAGCTGACTCAG CCAGGCAAGCTGACCGAGGCCTTCAAGTACTTCCTGCAGGGCATGGGCTATA TGGCCTCATCCTGCATGACCCGCCTGTCCCGGTCTCGCACGGCCTCGCTGACCAGTGCGGCATCCATTGATGGCAACCGCTCCCGCTCCCGTACCCTGTCCCAGAGCAGCGAGTCTGGGACTCTCTCTTCAGGGCCCCCGGGGCACACCATGGAGGTCTCCTGTTGA
- the NDRG2 gene encoding protein NDRG2 isoform X3 codes for MAPPNPNGQRYSPTMMWDSTPLFQFADMQEIIQNFVRVHVDAPGMEEGAPVFPLGYQYPSLDQLADMIPCILQYLNFSTIIGIGVGAGAYVLSRYALNHPDTVEGLVLINIDPNAKGWMDWAAHKLTGLTSSISEMILGHLFSQEELSGNSELIQKYRNIIAHAPNLDNIELYWNSYNNRRDLNFVRGGDNTLKCPVMLVVGDQAPHEDAVVECNSKLDPTQTSFLKMADSGGQPQLTQPGKLTEAFKYFLQGMGYMASSCMTRLSRSRTASLTSAASIDGNRSRSRTLSQSSESGTLSSGPPGHTMEVSC; via the exons ATGGCACCCCCAAACCCAAACGGCCAGCGATACTCACCTACCATGATGTGGGACTCAACT CCGCTGTTTCAATTTGCGGATATGCAGGAAATCATTCAGAACTTCGTGCGGGTTCATGTGGATGCCCCTGGCATGGAAGAGGGGGCTCCCGTGTTCCCTTTGGG GTATCAGTACCCATCTCTGGACCAGCTTGCGGACATGATCCCTTGCATCCTGCAGTACTTAAA TTTCTCCACAATAATTGGAATTGGTGTTGGAGCTGGGGCCTACGTCCTGTCGCGATACGct CTTAACCACCCTGATACCGTCGAGGGTCTTGTCCTCATCAACATTGATCCCAACGCCAAAGGCTGGATGGATTGGGCAGCCCACAAG CTAACAGGCCTCACCTCTTCCATTTCGGAGATGATCCTTGGACATCTTTTCAGCCAG GAAGAGCTGTCCGGAAATTCTGAGTTGATACAAAAGTATAGAAATATCATTGCACATGCCCCCAATCTGGATAACATTGAACTGTACTGGAACAGCTACAACAA TCGCCGAGACCTGAACTTTGTGCGTGGAGGCGATAACACCCTCAA GTGCCCTGTGATGCTGGTGGTAGGAGACCAAGCACCCCACGAAGATGCAGTG GTGGAATGTAACTCAAAACTGGACCCCACCCAGACTTCCTTCCTCAAG ATGGCTGACTCTGGGGGGCAGCCCCAGCTGACTCAG CCAGGCAAGCTGACCGAGGCCTTCAAGTACTTCCTGCAGGGCATGGGCTATA TGGCCTCATCCTGCATGACCCGCCTGTCCCGGTCTCGCACGGCCTCGCTGACCAGTGCGGCATCCATTGATGGCAACCGCTCCCGCTCCCGTACCCTGTCCCAGAGCAGCGAGTCTGGGACTCTCTCTTCAGGGCCCCCGGGGCACACCATGGAGGTCTCCTGTTGA
- the NDRG2 gene encoding protein NDRG2 isoform X1, with product MAELREVQITEEKPLLPGQAPEVAKEAELAARILLDQGQTHSVETPYGSVTFTVYGTPKPKRPAILTYHDVGLNYKSCFQPLFQFADMQEIIQNFVRVHVDAPGMEEGAPVFPLGYQYPSLDQLADMIPCILQYLNFSTIIGIGVGAGAYVLSRYALNHPDTVEGLVLINIDPNAKGWMDWAAHKLTGLTSSISEMILGHLFSQEELSGNSELIQKYRNIIAHAPNLDNIELYWNSYNNRRDLNFVRGGDNTLKCPVMLVVGDQAPHEDAVVECNSKLDPTQTSFLKMADSGGQPQLTQPGKLTEAFKYFLQGMGYMASSCMTRLSRSRTASLTSAASIDGNRSRSRTLSQSSESGTLSSGPPGHTMEVSC from the exons ATGGCAGAGCTGCGGGAAGTGCAGATCACGGAGGAGAAGCCGCTATTGCCAGGGCAGGCACCCGAGGTGGCCAAG GAGGCTGAGTTAGCTGCccgaatcctcctggaccagggacag ACTCACTCTGTGGAGACACCTTATGGCTCTGTCACTTTTACTGTCTATGGCACCCCCAAACCCAAACGGCCAGCGATACTCACCTACCATGATGTGGGACTCAACT ATAAATCCTGCTTCCAGCCGCTGTTTCAATTTGCGGATATGCAGGAAATCATTCAGAACTTCGTGCGGGTTCATGTGGATGCCCCTGGCATGGAAGAGGGGGCTCCCGTGTTCCCTTTGGG GTATCAGTACCCATCTCTGGACCAGCTTGCGGACATGATCCCTTGCATCCTGCAGTACTTAAA TTTCTCCACAATAATTGGAATTGGTGTTGGAGCTGGGGCCTACGTCCTGTCGCGATACGct CTTAACCACCCTGATACCGTCGAGGGTCTTGTCCTCATCAACATTGATCCCAACGCCAAAGGCTGGATGGATTGGGCAGCCCACAAG CTAACAGGCCTCACCTCTTCCATTTCGGAGATGATCCTTGGACATCTTTTCAGCCAG GAAGAGCTGTCCGGAAATTCTGAGTTGATACAAAAGTATAGAAATATCATTGCACATGCCCCCAATCTGGATAACATTGAACTGTACTGGAACAGCTACAACAA TCGCCGAGACCTGAACTTTGTGCGTGGAGGCGATAACACCCTCAA GTGCCCTGTGATGCTGGTGGTAGGAGACCAAGCACCCCACGAAGATGCAGTG GTGGAATGTAACTCAAAACTGGACCCCACCCAGACTTCCTTCCTCAAG ATGGCTGACTCTGGGGGGCAGCCCCAGCTGACTCAG CCAGGCAAGCTGACCGAGGCCTTCAAGTACTTCCTGCAGGGCATGGGCTATA TGGCCTCATCCTGCATGACCCGCCTGTCCCGGTCTCGCACGGCCTCGCTGACCAGTGCGGCATCCATTGATGGCAACCGCTCCCGCTCCCGTACCCTGTCCCAGAGCAGCGAGTCTGGGACTCTCTCTTCAGGGCCCCCGGGGCACACCATGGAGGTCTCCTGTTGA
- the SLC39A2 gene encoding zinc transporter ZIP2 — protein sequence MEPLLGAKIGCLFALLVLTLVCGLIPICFKWFQTATATGCHRRVLSFLGCTSAGVFLGAGFMHMTAEALEGIKSEIQNLVIQNRTKSEGHSDDGADSAYMDYPYGELVISLGFFLVFFLESLALQCCLGAAETPEVQELGTAHELEPHSHGFLPSPSRGPFRALILLLSLSFHSVFEGLAVGLQLTVASTVQLCLAVLAHKGIVVFGVGLRLVQVGTESRWAMLSILSLALMSPLGLAVGLAVPQGDSKAGQGLAQAVLEGMAAGTFLYVTFLEILPRELASPEAPLAKWSCVAAGFAFMAVIALWA from the exons ATGGAGCCACTACTAGGAGCAAAAATTGGCTGCCTATTTGCCCTGCTGGTGCTCACTCTGGTCTGTGGCCTTATTCCCATCTGCTTCAAATGGTTCCAGACTGCTACAGCCACAG GTTGTCACCGCCGGGTCCTCAGTTTCCTGGGCTGCACGTCTGCTGGCGTTTTCCTGGGAGCGGGGTTCATGCACATGACCGCCGAAGCCTTGGAGGGAATTAAATCAGAGATCCAGAACTTGGTGATACAG AACAGGACAAAGAGTGAGGGGCATTCTGATGATGGTGCTGATTCAGCTTAT ATGGACTATCCCTACGGAGAGCTCGTCATCTCCCTGGGCTTCTTCCTTGTCTTCTTTTTGGAGTCGCTGGCATTGCAGTGCTGTCTGGGGGCTGCTGAGACACCCGAAGTGCAGGAACTGGGGACAGCTCATGAGCTTGAACCTCACAGCCATGgatttctcccctccccctcacgGGGTCCCTTTCGGGCCCTcatcctcttgctctctctctcctttcactcCGTGTTTGAAGGTCTCGCTGTGGGGCTGCAGCTCACAGTCGCTTCTACGGTGCAGCTCTGTCTTGCTGTCCTTGCTCACAAGGGGATCGTAGTGTTTGGCGTGGGACTGCGGCTGGTGCAGGTAGGCACTGAATCACGCTGGGCCATGCTCTCCATTCTGTCTTTAGCTCTCATGTCCCCCCTGGGCCTAGCCGTGGGGCTGGCCGTGCCTCAAGGAGACTCTAAAGCTGGACAAGGTTTGGCTCAGGCTGTGTTAGAAGGCATGGCAGCTGGTACGTTCCTGTATGTCACCTTCCTGGAAATTCTGCCCCGGGAACTCGCAAGTCCTGAAGCCCCTCTGGCCAAGTGGAGCTGTGTAGCTGCTGGTTTTGCTTTTATGGCTGTCATTGCCTTGTGGGCCTGA